Proteins encoded in a region of the Streptomyces sp. V4I8 genome:
- a CDS encoding DUF5988 family protein — MPLVMEADGAYPRKVEKITVMFLNGREHFIVTDDFVEHGGERARVYRWSYRTAIAE, encoded by the coding sequence ATGCCACTTGTTATGGAAGCCGACGGCGCCTACCCGAGGAAAGTCGAGAAGATCACAGTAATGTTCCTCAATGGGCGAGAGCACTTTATCGTCACCGACGATTTTGTGGAACACGGGGGCGAGAGGGCGCGCGTTTACCGGTGGAGCTACCGCACGGCAATCGCCGAATAG
- a CDS encoding transposase, with translation MYGVGPDSASALLIAAGDNPERLASEASFAALCGTSPVEASSGKTQRRRLNRGGDRQANAALYRIILSRLRWDHRTQNYLQRRLTEGKTRREIIRCLKRYIAREIYRLIVPTRQATDHPAPAQATA, from the coding sequence GTGTACGGTGTCGGCCCGGACAGCGCCTCCGCCCTGCTCATCGCGGCCGGGGACAACCCCGAACGCCTCGCAAGCGAGGCATCCTTCGCCGCCTTATGCGGCACCAGCCCCGTCGAAGCATCCTCCGGCAAGACCCAGCGCCGCCGACTCAACCGCGGCGGCGACCGCCAGGCCAACGCCGCCCTCTACCGGATCATCCTCAGCCGCCTGCGCTGGGACCACCGCACCCAGAACTACCTGCAACGACGCCTCACCGAGGGCAAGACACGCCGTGAGATCATCCGCTGCCTGAAGCGATACATCGCACGAGAGATCTACCGGCTCATCGTCCCCACGAGGCAGGCGACCGACCATCCAGCCCCCGCACAAGCCACTGCTTGA
- a CDS encoding transposase yields MTPTRTSTLQPSSAPLALFWTAAASRRPLRDIVNSSPGHARSAILRRAGVECTGSYGAALTRHLRAEGIEVTEVNQPDKAARRRHGKTDAVDAEAAARAVLSGRAPAAAKTSDGPVEMLRLSNWPRAPRSSPGPRPSTNSRASWSPQTPPCASCWPA; encoded by the coding sequence TTGACACCCACAAGGACGTCCACGCTGCAGCCGTCATCAGCACCATTGGCGCTGTTCTGGACGGCCGCAGCTTCCCGGCGACCGCTGAGGGATATCGTCAACTCCTCTCCTGGGCACGCTCGTTCGGCAATACTACGGCGGGCAGGGGTCGAGTGCACCGGATCCTACGGGGCAGCCCTGACACGTCACCTGCGGGCCGAGGGCATCGAGGTGACCGAGGTCAACCAGCCGGACAAGGCCGCCCGGCGCCGCCACGGCAAGACCGACGCCGTCGACGCCGAAGCCGCTGCCCGCGCCGTGCTGTCCGGCCGCGCCCCCGCCGCAGCGAAGACGAGCGACGGACCGGTGGAAATGCTGAGGCTGTCAAACTGGCCAAGAGCTCCGCGGTCAAGTCCAGGACCCAGGCCATCAACCAACTCAAGAGCATCCTGGTCTCCGCAGACCCCGCCCTGCGCGAGCTGCTGGCCGGCCTGA
- a CDS encoding IS4 family transposase: MSGQCATITVTRTSTVAEGVYAPGHLGELTQIVDFELADAVLEETGRTQQRLRDLPSRVGVYYLLALALFPDHGYQGVWRQLTAALGGLPLPQVSTTALRHLRRRLTPAPLKLLFETLAVPLAPPTTPGVSYRCWRTVAFDGCSSIKTPDSDRARGWLGKIRYRLAWAGYPTVMLMTLVETGTRGLLGACFGPTSTGETAYAGRLLPLLDERHLVLIGRGFDSNAFLADVAETGAQFLARLKSTRRPKLLRILEDGSYLALLGDLTVRIIEADLTLHLADGTHVSGRYRLATTLLDPLLDPAERLIRLYAERWEIESAYFALRYTLMNGRVLRSRDRFGIEQELWATLTVYQLLRMAMTDAAHTAGADPDRACFTHALQAARTQVTLAEGLTTATPGAIDAAVRTNLLPVRRPRISARKVKSPISRYHSFRGQARPTSATAVDRIDITTHERTTNCGESTSPPATEPTCDNAPHDAPATGAANDDTTDPSGRYQLALAIMNSRPGTPWHARDVARLLGITNMNSFCVQMSQWSHRGLIKKVGRAAYAPTG; encoded by the coding sequence TTGTCCGGTCAGTGTGCCACCATCACCGTCACTCGTACCAGCACGGTCGCGGAAGGGGTCTATGCCCCGGGGCATCTGGGCGAGTTGACCCAGATCGTGGACTTCGAGCTGGCCGACGCGGTACTGGAGGAGACCGGCCGCACCCAGCAGCGATTACGGGACCTGCCCTCGCGTGTCGGCGTGTACTACCTGCTCGCCCTCGCCCTGTTCCCCGATCACGGCTACCAGGGCGTCTGGCGCCAACTCACCGCCGCTCTCGGCGGCCTGCCGCTGCCACAGGTGTCGACCACCGCGCTGCGCCACCTGCGCCGACGCCTCACGCCCGCCCCGCTCAAGCTCCTGTTCGAGACCCTCGCCGTGCCGCTCGCCCCGCCGACAACCCCGGGCGTGTCCTATCGCTGCTGGCGCACCGTCGCCTTCGACGGCTGCTCCTCGATCAAGACACCGGACAGCGACCGCGCCCGGGGATGGCTGGGGAAGATCCGTTACCGGCTGGCCTGGGCCGGCTACCCGACCGTCATGCTGATGACGCTGGTGGAGACCGGCACCCGCGGTCTGCTCGGGGCCTGCTTCGGACCGACCAGCACAGGGGAGACTGCCTACGCCGGCCGGCTGCTGCCCCTGCTGGACGAGCGGCACCTGGTGCTGATCGGCCGGGGCTTTGACAGCAACGCGTTCCTGGCCGACGTCGCCGAAACCGGTGCCCAGTTCCTGGCCCGACTGAAGTCCACCCGCCGCCCGAAGCTGTTGCGCATCCTGGAAGACGGCTCCTACCTCGCCCTCCTCGGTGACCTCACCGTCCGGATCATCGAGGCCGACCTGACCCTGCACCTGGCCGACGGCACCCACGTCAGCGGCCGCTACCGCCTGGCCACCACCCTGCTCGACCCGCTCCTCGACCCGGCCGAGCGTCTGATCAGGCTCTACGCGGAAAGATGGGAGATCGAGTCAGCCTACTTCGCTCTGCGCTACACACTGATGAACGGCCGCGTACTGCGCTCACGCGACCGCTTCGGCATCGAACAGGAACTGTGGGCCACCCTCACCGTCTACCAACTGCTACGCATGGCCATGACCGACGCCGCCCACACAGCCGGAGCCGACCCCGACCGCGCCTGTTTCACCCACGCCCTCCAAGCCGCCCGCACCCAGGTCACCCTCGCCGAAGGCCTCACCACTGCCACGCCGGGTGCCATCGACGCCGCCGTCCGCACCAACCTGCTGCCCGTACGCCGCCCCCGCATCAGCGCCCGCAAGGTCAAGTCCCCCATCTCCCGCTACCACTCCTTCAGGGGCCAGGCCCGCCCCACCTCCGCGACCGCCGTCGACCGCATCGACATCACCACGCACGAACGCACCACAAACTGCGGCGAGTCGACCTCCCCACCCGCGACCGAACCCACCTGCGACAACGCTCCCCACGACGCTCCCGCGACCGGCGCAGCCAACGACGACACCACCGATCCCAGCGGCCGCTACCAACTCGCCCTCGCCATCATGAACAGCAGGCCCGGCACCCCGTGGCACGCTCGCGACGTCGCCCGCCTGCTCGGCATCACCAACATGAACAGCTTCTGCGTCCAGATGTCCCAATGGTCCCACCGGGGCCTGATCAAGAAAGTCGGACGAGCCGCCTACGCACCCACCGGATGA
- a CDS encoding IS66 family transposase: protein MSDAAVPPSYEELAVLVVQLREELAAARERIVVLEGQVVDLTARLGKNSANSSRPPSSDGLAKPAPKSLRGKSGRGPGRPKGQKGITLRQVADPDHRVEHRPHGPCAGCGADLAGAVVAGIERRQVFDLPERIGLEVTEHQVLTCRCACGRSEKASGPEGVRAPVQYGPGLAAAGVYLMHGQFLSKDRTATALADLFDASVAPGTVASWVRTCASRLDAFGRLVAGKVAGAAVAFFDETGFRTAGCLHWLHSASSGQFVHLSVHRRRGREGIDAAGILPGFTGIAMHDAWAPYDSYPQAEHALCSAHVLRELVAVTERGSEKARCAAYRAIDAVLALKKAAEEARADGLDAIAVSVKDGELGALAQAVADGLKATATRSSKTEAKYHALFRRLTKRWNDYLRWVHDLTLPFDNNPAEQTIRMAKLRIKVSGCLRTLHGAQDFAAIRTYLATATRHEQPMLDVLIQAMRGSPWMPALG, encoded by the coding sequence GTGTCTGATGCTGCTGTGCCGCCTTCTTATGAGGAACTCGCTGTTCTGGTGGTGCAGTTGCGTGAGGAACTCGCCGCGGCGCGGGAACGGATCGTGGTACTGGAGGGTCAGGTCGTGGACCTGACGGCCCGGCTGGGGAAGAACTCGGCGAACTCTTCCAGGCCGCCGTCTTCGGACGGACTGGCGAAACCGGCTCCGAAGTCTCTGCGTGGGAAGTCCGGGCGGGGGCCGGGCCGCCCGAAAGGCCAGAAGGGCATCACGCTGCGGCAGGTCGCGGACCCCGACCACCGGGTCGAGCACCGGCCCCACGGCCCTTGCGCCGGCTGCGGTGCGGACCTGGCCGGGGCCGTCGTGGCCGGTATCGAGCGGCGTCAGGTCTTCGACCTGCCCGAACGTATCGGCCTGGAGGTCACCGAGCATCAGGTCCTGACCTGCCGGTGCGCGTGCGGGCGGAGCGAGAAGGCCTCCGGTCCCGAGGGCGTGCGGGCCCCGGTGCAGTACGGTCCTGGTCTCGCGGCCGCCGGCGTCTACCTGATGCACGGCCAGTTCCTGTCCAAGGACCGCACCGCCACCGCCCTGGCAGACCTCTTCGACGCGTCCGTCGCGCCGGGCACGGTGGCCTCGTGGGTACGCACTTGCGCGAGCCGGCTGGATGCCTTCGGCCGTCTCGTGGCCGGGAAGGTCGCCGGCGCGGCGGTGGCGTTCTTCGACGAGACGGGGTTCCGCACCGCCGGGTGCCTGCACTGGCTGCACTCCGCCTCCAGCGGCCAGTTCGTACACCTGTCGGTGCACCGCCGCCGCGGTCGCGAAGGCATCGACGCGGCCGGGATACTGCCCGGCTTCACCGGCATCGCCATGCACGACGCCTGGGCGCCCTACGACTCCTACCCGCAGGCCGAACACGCCTTGTGCTCGGCACACGTACTACGCGAACTGGTCGCGGTCACCGAGCGGGGCAGCGAGAAGGCCCGGTGCGCGGCCTACCGCGCCATCGACGCCGTGCTGGCCCTGAAGAAGGCCGCGGAAGAGGCCCGAGCGGACGGGCTCGACGCGATCGCCGTGTCCGTGAAGGACGGTGAGCTTGGGGCGCTGGCCCAGGCGGTGGCCGACGGGCTGAAGGCGACCGCCACCCGCAGCTCGAAGACCGAGGCGAAGTACCACGCCCTGTTCAGACGGCTGACGAAGCGCTGGAACGACTACCTGCGCTGGGTCCACGACCTCACACTGCCGTTCGACAACAACCCAGCCGAACAGACGATCAGGATGGCCAAGCTGCGGATCAAGGTCTCCGGCTGCCTGCGCACGCTGCACGGCGCGCAGGACTTCGCCGCGATCCGCACCTACCTGGCCACCGCCACCCGACACGAGCAGCCCATGCTCGACGTCCTCATCCAGGCCATGCGCGGCAGCCCCTGGATGCCCGCCCTCGGCTGA
- a CDS encoding IS4 family transposase, whose translation MGLSDRVRLGLLTRWVTPALVDEVLGGCRKRDRRPGALPAGFTVYFTLALALFHQDSYDDVAENLTGAIAGMGEHIPNRASFTRARERLGPEVLEMLFRRLAGPLAPPGLAGSFWRGMRLAAVDGFLLDVPDNEANRHAFGGPKDSRGKPGGFPQVRVVTLTETGTHAAIDARVGGFNGGERDLAVAMAASADGMLVIMDRGFPGVELWKAYTTAGAHLLLRARSCVARRPVQRLPDGTYLARMNLGGQKGAHPGGVLVRVIEYRVDGGEVIRLLTDLFDTDTYPADELAALYHERWEAESSYRQLKTFQRGRQEVLRSADPALVRQEVWAHLIVHYCLTGIIMRLADGHGIDPDRISFVKVLKHARRSVIRQCADTPAKIGVTG comes from the coding sequence GTGGGGCTGTCTGATCGGGTACGGCTGGGGCTGCTGACGCGGTGGGTGACGCCAGCGCTGGTGGACGAGGTGCTGGGCGGGTGCCGCAAGCGGGACCGGCGGCCGGGTGCTCTGCCGGCTGGCTTCACGGTGTACTTCACGCTGGCCCTGGCCCTGTTCCATCAGGACTCCTATGACGATGTCGCGGAGAACCTGACGGGCGCGATCGCCGGGATGGGCGAACACATCCCGAACAGGGCGTCGTTCACCCGTGCCCGGGAGCGTCTGGGGCCTGAGGTGCTGGAGATGCTGTTCCGGAGACTGGCCGGGCCGCTGGCCCCGCCCGGGCTGGCGGGATCCTTCTGGCGGGGGATGCGTCTTGCCGCGGTGGACGGGTTCCTGCTGGACGTGCCGGACAACGAGGCCAACCGGCACGCCTTCGGCGGCCCGAAGGACTCGCGCGGAAAACCAGGAGGATTTCCGCAGGTCCGGGTCGTGACACTGACCGAGACCGGCACCCACGCCGCCATCGACGCACGGGTGGGCGGCTTCAACGGCGGCGAACGCGACCTGGCCGTCGCCATGGCTGCTTCGGCCGACGGAATGCTCGTGATCATGGACCGGGGCTTTCCCGGAGTGGAACTGTGGAAGGCATACACCACCGCCGGTGCACACCTTCTGCTGCGGGCGCGCTCCTGCGTCGCGCGTCGTCCGGTGCAGCGCCTGCCCGACGGCACTTACCTGGCGCGGATGAACCTCGGCGGGCAGAAAGGCGCGCACCCGGGCGGCGTACTGGTCCGTGTGATCGAGTACCGCGTCGACGGCGGCGAGGTGATCCGGCTCCTGACCGATCTCTTCGACACAGACACCTACCCCGCGGACGAACTCGCGGCCCTGTATCACGAGAGGTGGGAGGCGGAATCTTCATACCGCCAGCTCAAGACCTTCCAGCGCGGCCGGCAGGAAGTACTGCGGTCGGCCGACCCGGCACTGGTGCGCCAGGAAGTATGGGCACACCTGATCGTCCACTACTGCCTGACCGGCATCATCATGCGGCTCGCCGACGGTCACGGCATCGACCCGGACCGCATCTCGTTCGTCAAGGTCCTCAAGCACGCGCGACGCAGCGTGATCCGGCAGTGCGCCGATACTCCCGCAAAGATCGGGGTAACTGGATAG
- a CDS encoding IS110 family transposase: MGEPVTVFCGVDWSERHHDIALIDGAGELLAKRRISDDAAGYRMLLELLAEHGDSLESPIPVAIETSRGLLVAALRTGSRKVFAINPLAASRYRDRHGVSRKKSDPGDALVLANILRTDMAVHRPLPADSDQAKAIAVLARAQQDAVWNRQQIGNQIRSLLREYYPAALDAFLAKQGGLARQEARIILAKAPTPTEAARLSLSQLRSALKRAGRARSIEEEADRLRGVLRAEYAHQPAAVGDAFGKQLLALLKQFEAACQASEELAEAVDTSFREHPDAEILLSFPGLGVQLAARVLAETGDDRNRFADARGLKAYAGSAPITRASGKKHYVGRRMVKNNRLHHAGYLWAFSSLRLSPGAQAHYRHRRDVGDWHAQAQRHLFNRLLGQLFHCLQKRVLFDEQHAFNSPVSSSMTAAA, from the coding sequence ATGGGAGAACCTGTGACCGTCTTCTGCGGAGTCGACTGGTCGGAAAGGCATCACGACATCGCGCTGATCGACGGAGCCGGCGAATTACTGGCCAAGCGTCGGATCAGTGACGACGCCGCCGGCTATCGAATGCTCCTGGAGCTCCTGGCCGAGCACGGTGACAGCCTCGAGTCGCCGATACCAGTGGCCATCGAGACCAGCCGAGGACTGCTCGTCGCAGCCCTGCGGACCGGCAGCCGCAAGGTCTTCGCGATCAACCCGCTTGCCGCCTCCCGCTACCGTGACCGCCACGGCGTGTCCCGCAAGAAGTCAGACCCCGGCGACGCCCTCGTGCTGGCGAACATCCTCCGCACCGACATGGCCGTGCACCGGCCGCTGCCTGCGGACTCCGACCAAGCCAAGGCCATCGCGGTACTGGCTCGAGCTCAGCAGGACGCCGTCTGGAACCGCCAGCAGATCGGCAACCAGATCCGCTCCCTGCTGCGCGAGTACTACCCCGCCGCCCTCGACGCGTTCCTGGCCAAGCAGGGCGGGCTCGCCCGTCAGGAGGCCCGCATCATCCTGGCCAAGGCGCCAACGCCCACCGAGGCCGCACGACTGTCTCTGAGCCAGCTGCGTTCCGCACTCAAACGCGCCGGCCGTGCCCGCAGCATCGAAGAAGAGGCTGACCGCCTGCGCGGTGTCCTGCGCGCCGAATACGCTCACCAGCCTGCAGCCGTCGGGGACGCCTTCGGCAAGCAACTTCTCGCTCTACTGAAGCAGTTCGAAGCGGCCTGTCAGGCCAGCGAAGAACTCGCCGAAGCAGTCGATACCAGCTTTCGCGAGCATCCCGATGCCGAGATACTCCTGAGCTTCCCTGGCCTCGGCGTCCAGCTCGCGGCACGTGTCCTCGCAGAGACCGGCGACGACCGCAACCGCTTCGCCGACGCCCGCGGTCTGAAGGCGTACGCCGGATCCGCACCGATCACCCGCGCCTCCGGCAAGAAACACTACGTCGGACGCCGCATGGTCAAGAACAACCGACTCCACCATGCCGGCTATCTCTGGGCCTTCTCCTCCCTGCGCTTATCGCCCGGAGCACAGGCCCACTACCGCCACCGCCGCGACGTCGGCGACTGGCACGCACAAGCACAGCGGCACCTGTTCAACCGCTTGCTCGGCCAGCTGTTCCACTGCCTCCAGAAGCGGGTCCTCTTCGACGAACAACATGCCTTCAACTCGCCTGTGTCCTCATCAATGACAGCTGCCGCTTGA
- a CDS encoding STAS domain-containing protein: MSYVVLVRVHGKLDVSTAPQLARARRPLESRPCELDLAQLAFMDSTGLALLLTHQRRAGRHGGSLRVVPRPPPSYASATSPEPPPSCSPTPTLHTPDSAPAPDTTADPACRLRPLPADSPAPQDRPATPVRRSTSPTTRLP, from the coding sequence GTGTCGTACGTGGTCCTCGTGCGGGTCCACGGCAAGCTGGACGTGAGCACCGCACCCCAACTGGCCAGAGCCCGCCGCCCGCTGGAATCACGCCCCTGCGAACTCGACCTGGCCCAGCTCGCTTTCATGGACTCCACCGGCCTCGCACTGCTGCTGACCCACCAGCGCCGCGCAGGCAGGCACGGCGGAAGCCTGCGCGTCGTGCCCCGTCCCCCGCCGTCATACGCGTCCGCGACCTCACCGGAACCACCACCGTCCTGCTCACCCACCCCGACCCTCCACACCCCTGACAGCGCACCGGCACCGGACACCACCGCCGACCCGGCCTGCAGACTGCGCCCTCTACCGGCTGACAGTCCAGCACCACAAGACCGGCCCGCTACACCCGTGCGGCGCTCGACGTCCCCGACGACGCGCCTGCCCTGA
- a CDS encoding chaplin family protein produces the protein MRVRITLAATALAAAAVLGCAGGASAHAGAQGAAWGSPGVLRGNVVQVPVHVPVNVCGNTVSVIGLLNPAVGNVCVNR, from the coding sequence ATGCGTGTGCGTATCACTCTGGCTGCGACCGCTCTCGCTGCTGCCGCAGTGCTCGGATGTGCGGGCGGCGCATCTGCCCATGCCGGTGCTCAGGGCGCTGCTTGGGGCTCTCCCGGAGTGCTGAGGGGCAACGTGGTTCAGGTGCCCGTACATGTGCCTGTCAACGTGTGTGGCAACACCGTCAGCGTCATCGGGCTTCTCAACCCCGCGGTCGGCAACGTCTGCGTCAACCGCTAG
- a CDS encoding IS701 family transposase, producing MTTIKEQVAVEATIAGQEWTAAFGAVMAEVADCFPRREPRLLAREMTEGMLMELDTRNCWTLGEALGHSGPHRLQHFLSRGVWDHDLARDRLMTWAAGELADDQAVLIVDETGDEKSSTDCVGAAHQYSGALGGIGLCQVSVHLTYASVSGHTLIDRALYLGAGWAADEERRLLTHVPDETLFATKPQLAAAMLQRVRALGIPARWLAGDEVYGGRELRRHARALGLDYALAVRADHRVTTPAGRFTATELAARLPRRTWMRMRTGHGTKGDRHYDWAMIGVLADDTPESTGPGHSYLLVRRHRYTRELSFYRCHSATAVTMATLVDVVCCRWKIEEDFQAGKSDCGLDEGQTTCWNSWMRWSLISMLAAAILAVTQARAAAQTPSGPLAPSSTRELLRLLRATALRPPRRDLEHLLHWSAWRRHHQQQATEAHRRWNNITAAATT from the coding sequence GTGACGACGATCAAGGAACAGGTGGCCGTGGAGGCCACGATAGCCGGGCAGGAGTGGACGGCCGCGTTCGGGGCGGTGATGGCCGAGGTCGCTGACTGCTTCCCGCGCCGGGAACCGCGCCTGCTGGCGCGGGAGATGACCGAGGGCATGCTGATGGAGCTCGATACGCGCAACTGCTGGACGCTCGGCGAGGCGCTGGGGCACTCGGGCCCGCACCGGCTGCAGCACTTCCTCTCCCGTGGTGTGTGGGACCACGATCTGGCCCGCGACCGGCTCATGACCTGGGCGGCCGGTGAACTCGCGGACGACCAGGCGGTGTTGATCGTGGACGAGACCGGTGATGAGAAGTCCTCGACCGACTGCGTGGGAGCGGCCCACCAGTACTCCGGGGCGCTCGGCGGTATCGGTCTGTGCCAGGTCTCCGTCCACCTCACCTACGCCTCGGTAAGCGGGCACACGCTGATCGACCGCGCCCTCTACCTGGGCGCCGGGTGGGCCGCCGACGAGGAACGCCGCCTGCTCACCCACGTCCCCGACGAGACCCTGTTCGCCACCAAGCCACAGCTCGCGGCCGCCATGCTGCAGCGTGTACGTGCCCTGGGGATACCGGCCCGCTGGCTGGCCGGCGACGAGGTGTACGGCGGTCGCGAGCTGCGACGGCATGCACGGGCACTCGGCCTCGACTACGCCCTCGCGGTCCGCGCCGACCACCGCGTCACCACCCCAGCCGGCCGCTTCACCGCCACCGAACTCGCCGCCCGCTTACCCCGCCGCACCTGGATGCGCATGCGTACCGGCCACGGGACCAAGGGCGACCGTCACTACGACTGGGCCATGATCGGCGTCCTCGCCGACGACACCCCCGAAAGCACCGGGCCGGGCCACTCCTACCTGCTGGTGCGCCGCCACCGCTACACCCGCGAACTCTCCTTCTACCGCTGCCACTCCGCAACCGCGGTCACCATGGCCACCCTGGTCGATGTGGTGTGCTGCAGATGGAAAATCGAAGAGGACTTCCAGGCCGGAAAATCCGACTGCGGCCTGGACGAGGGCCAGACCACCTGCTGGAACTCCTGGATGCGCTGGAGCCTGATCAGCATGCTCGCCGCAGCCATCCTGGCCGTCACCCAAGCCCGCGCCGCCGCCCAGACACCCAGCGGCCCACTCGCCCCCTCAAGCACCCGCGAGCTGCTGCGACTCCTACGCGCCACCGCCCTGCGCCCTCCCCGCCGCGACCTGGAGCACCTCCTGCACTGGTCCGCATGGCGCCGCCACCATCAACAGCAAGCCACCGAAGCCCACCGCCGCTGGAACAACATCACCGCCGCAGCAACCACCTGA
- a CDS encoding STAS domain-containing protein translates to MNHHQTPTEIQAHTDAATTRSGVRVIVDLRPVEFLDCSTLGLLCRTRRRALERGGQLTLVCVRPWHLRILKAAGLHTLFALLATVEDALEGGQ, encoded by the coding sequence GTGAATCACCATCAAACGCCCACTGAGATTCAGGCGCATACCGATGCCGCGACCACCCGGTCGGGCGTCCGCGTGATCGTGGACCTGCGGCCGGTGGAGTTCCTCGACTGCTCCACCCTCGGCCTGCTCTGCCGGACCCGACGTCGGGCCCTCGAACGCGGCGGCCAGCTGACCCTGGTCTGTGTCCGGCCCTGGCACCTGCGGATCCTCAAAGCCGCCGGACTCCACACGCTCTTTGCGCTCCTTGCCACCGTGGAAGATGCCCTGGAGGGCGGACAGTGA
- a CDS encoding IS256 family transposase, with the protein MNESSPHAESAEPREEASRRLAGALSPAAIDRLLADAEAAGVGIDGAGGLLQQMMKAVLERALQVEMADHLGYEAGDPAGRGSGNARNGSYPKTLTTVAGPVTVDVPRDRRSEFEPVIVPKGRRRLAQVDDMVLSLYARGMTTRDITAHLKEVYGSEVSPALVSRITDVVADEITAWQNRAVDDVYPILYIDALTVKVRDSGMVTNKSAHLVIGVDVDGIKNVLGIWLQDSEGSKFWLNVLTQLKNRGLRDVLIVCCDGLAGLPDAITTVWEKALVQTCVTHLIRSSMKYVSHGDRKQVTAALKPIYTAATESEALTALDELRSNYGKNYPGLIASWERAWEEFIPFLAFDHEIRRVIYTTNAIESLNYQLRKITKTRGHFPSDDAAVKLLYLGIRRIQGRHIDGDGPIPKGRVRGTGTLGWKRAMNHFMPAFPDRLPL; encoded by the coding sequence ATGAACGAGTCCAGCCCGCACGCCGAGTCCGCAGAGCCGCGTGAGGAGGCGTCGAGGCGGCTGGCGGGGGCTTTATCGCCGGCGGCGATCGACCGGCTCCTGGCTGATGCGGAGGCGGCCGGGGTCGGTATTGACGGGGCCGGCGGGCTGCTGCAGCAGATGATGAAGGCGGTGCTGGAGCGGGCTTTGCAGGTGGAGATGGCCGACCATCTCGGTTACGAGGCCGGGGACCCGGCAGGCCGCGGCTCGGGCAACGCCCGCAACGGCTCCTACCCCAAGACGCTCACCACGGTGGCCGGCCCGGTCACGGTGGACGTGCCCAGGGACCGCCGGTCGGAGTTCGAGCCAGTGATCGTACCCAAGGGCCGACGGCGTCTGGCCCAGGTCGACGACATGGTGCTGTCGCTGTACGCCCGTGGCATGACCACCCGCGACATCACCGCCCACCTCAAAGAGGTCTACGGCAGCGAGGTGTCCCCGGCCCTGGTATCCAGGATCACCGATGTGGTCGCGGACGAGATAACTGCCTGGCAGAACCGGGCCGTTGACGACGTCTACCCCATCCTCTACATCGACGCGCTGACCGTGAAGGTCCGCGACAGCGGCATGGTCACCAACAAGTCCGCCCACCTGGTGATCGGCGTCGACGTGGACGGCATCAAGAACGTACTGGGCATCTGGCTGCAGGACAGCGAGGGCTCGAAATTCTGGCTGAACGTGCTCACCCAGCTGAAGAACCGCGGCCTGCGCGACGTCCTGATCGTGTGCTGCGACGGGCTGGCAGGCCTGCCCGACGCCATCACCACAGTCTGGGAGAAAGCCCTGGTCCAGACCTGCGTGACCCACTTGATCCGCAGCTCGATGAAATACGTGTCGCACGGTGACCGCAAGCAGGTGACCGCCGCCCTCAAACCGATCTACACCGCCGCCACCGAATCCGAGGCACTGACCGCGCTGGACGAGCTCCGGTCAAACTACGGCAAGAACTACCCTGGCCTGATTGCCAGTTGGGAACGGGCCTGGGAAGAATTCATCCCCTTCCTCGCCTTCGACCACGAGATACGCAGGGTCATATACACGACCAACGCCATCGAATCCCTGAACTACCAGCTCCGCAAGATCACCAAGACGCGCGGCCACTTCCCCAGCGACGACGCCGCCGTCAAACTCCTCTACCTCGGCATCCGCCGCATCCAAGGCCGCCACATCGACGGCGACGGTCCCATCCCCAAAGGCCGCGTCCGCGGCACCGGCACCCTCGGCTGGAAACGCGCCATGAACCACTTCATGCCCGCCTTCCCCGACCGCCTCCCCCTCTGA
- a CDS encoding RICIN domain-containing protein, with protein MLVTAVLAVLALSVAGAPAQAAGFSPINVWNSSHCLDNATENAAKLHMWSCTGGSEQKWLAGFNTQTGLFTFTNQRTGRCITAPASGSGTVTMAFCNAAATTQQWRVFFADNPNGPPSGWYQVWQNVSSGLCLSTPSVRNGTLLQATTCDPSHQYYRWHQQ; from the coding sequence GTGCTCGTCACCGCGGTGTTAGCGGTGCTGGCCCTCTCCGTGGCCGGTGCACCTGCGCAGGCCGCAGGCTTCAGCCCGATCAACGTCTGGAACTCGAGTCACTGTCTCGACAATGCCACCGAGAACGCCGCGAAGCTCCATATGTGGTCGTGCACCGGTGGTTCCGAGCAGAAGTGGCTCGCAGGGTTCAATACCCAGACCGGCCTGTTCACCTTCACCAACCAGCGCACGGGACGGTGCATCACCGCGCCGGCCTCGGGGTCAGGGACGGTCACGATGGCGTTTTGCAACGCCGCCGCGACCACCCAGCAGTGGCGCGTCTTCTTCGCGGACAACCCCAACGGGCCGCCCTCAGGCTGGTACCAGGTCTGGCAGAACGTGTCGAGCGGGCTCTGTCTGTCGACGCCCAGCGTACGAAACGGCACCCTCCTGCAAGCGACGACCTGCGATCCCTCCCACCAGTACTACAGGTGGCACCAGCAGTAG